In one window of Mytilus trossulus isolate FHL-02 chromosome 7, PNRI_Mtr1.1.1.hap1, whole genome shotgun sequence DNA:
- the LOC134724662 gene encoding galactoside alpha-(1,2)-fucosyltransferase 2-like, with product MGSSWRIVSCFFSSIRFVYVRMVHINVWNISGHCHRLLQNRTARKLTVICMLLTGIYYTFFNQQSLPGSPYQDPSEKYNCSSIAHMDKIGIKRNKSVCVKFAGGLGNQMFAFCFGYTIARKKNMHLVLTREHILTQYFKLVPYHWKNYDLNAGICGCLPLIEDKGFACGYDKKLEHLPNDEDLSFLGFFQSWRYWKHYENELRQILQFQDNILHDAKSQFHNILSKHKNYQGITTIGVHIRRFERYDTDEFGKNNAPKEYIIHAMDYFRNLYKKCLFLIFSIKMKWTKKNIPQTDDIFLVEGNSAPVDLAMLTLTNHTIMTVGTFGWMAGWMTQGKTVYYKHPDTPGSEFSKLYSNYSDHFYPGWIPME from the exons ATGGGATCCAGTTGGAGAATTGTCAGCTGTTTTTTCTCTTCGATCAGATTTG tatacGTAAGAATGGTACACATAAATGTTTGGAACATAAGTGGCCATTGTCATCGTCTCCTACAAAATA gAACAGCGAGAAAACTTACAGTCATTTGCATGCTTTTAACAGGTATttattacacattttttaacCAACAGTCTCTTCCTGGTTCACCCTACCAAGATCcttcagaaaaatataattgcagTTCTATTGCTCATATGGATAAAATAGGAATCAAAAGAAACAAATCTGTGTGTGTAAAATTCGCTGGAGGATTAGGAAATCAAATGTTTGCTTTTTGTTTCGGATACACTATTGCTCGAAAGAAAAACATGCATTTAGTATTAACAAGAGAACATATTTTAACACAGTATTTCAAATTAGTGCCATATCATTGGAAGAATTATGATTTAAAtgcaggtatttgtggttgttTACCATTGATTGAGGATAAAGGATTTGCTTGTGGATATGACAAAAAATTAGAACATTTACCAAATGACGaagatttatcatttttagGATTTTTCCAGTCCTGGAGATATTGGAAACACTATGAGAATGAACTGAGACAGATACTTCAGTTTCAAGATAATATTTTACATGACGCGAAATCTCAATTTCATAATattctttcaaaacacaaaaattatcaAGGTATAACAACAATAGGGGTTCATATACGTAGATTCGAAAGATATGATACAGATGAATTTGGTAAAAACAATGCACCGAAAGAGTATATAATTCATGCCATGGACTATTTCAGAAATCTGtataaaaagtgtttatttctgatattttcaattaaaatgaaatggACTAAAAAGAATATTCCACAAACTGATGATATTTTCCTTGTCGAAGGAAATTCAGCACCAGTGGATCTTGCAATGTTAACACTTACGAATCATACCATAATGACCGTCGGAACATTTGGCTGGATGGCTGGATGGATGACACAGGGGAAGACAGTTTACTACAAGCATCCGGACACGCCTGGATCAGAGTTTTCTAAACTTTATTCGAACTATTCTGATCATTTCTATCCGGGATGGATTCCCATGGAATAA
- the LOC134724663 gene encoding uncharacterized protein LOC134724663: protein MDTILCTLVLVTLCAVYSATADVPQIECNATVDETTEASLPSVKLNIEHLYSSVTNGVPYSKAPSMVPGVTFGGNISSYVVSVSVSRSNTQKITFAYNGSHICASAQLRLETDTCWSGSSTGCNNKTTTCDSTCFLSNEFYERHTLKLFDSLTSSYSIGTWTMSDWLSVYTTSNKQLECFHRNEGFYRFENSEYIKEPNLTRVTCPIGQRCRISIGKVLPSSIPKAYVGCERDSGHYDGCEKGCSTWQRSPTTGYRERWGAMCRYCCNENLCNNPVKCSNLNCDLTSTLTENDMSNLSHRNIGNHVYFVLVLYLIYSLI from the coding sequence ATGGATACAATATTATGTACGCTTGTCCTGGTAACTTTGTGTGCTGTTTATTCTGCCACAGCAGATGTGCCACAGATTGAGTGCAATGCAACCGTTGATGAAACAACGGAAGCTTCGCTACCTTCTGTAAAACTAAATATCGAACATCTGTATAGCAGTGTAACAAATGGCGTTCCATACAGTAAAGCTCCCAGCATGGTACCAGGGGTTACATTTGGAGGAAATATTTCATCATATGTGGTCAGTGTTAGTGTATCTCGttcaaatacacaaaaaattacATTTGCATACAATGGATCTCATATTTGTGCCTCTGCGCAACTTCGTCTAGAAACTGACACCTGCTGGAGTGGTTCCTCAACCGGATgtaacaataaaacaacaacatgtGATTCTACTTGTTTTCTGTCAAACGAATTCTATGAACGGCATACCTTGAAACTTTTTGACAGTCTTACGTCAAGTTATAGTATTGGGACTTGGACAATGTCAGACTGGCTATCAGTGTATACGACATCAAACAAACAACTAGAATGTTTCCATAGAAACGAGGGCTTCTACAGATTCGAAAATAGTGAGTACATTAAAGAACCAAACTTAACTCGGGTTACATGTCCAATAGGGCAACGTTGTCGAATCTCAATAGGAAAAGTGTTACCTTCGTCTATTCCAAAAGCATATGTGGGATGTGAAAGAGATAGCGGACACTATGATGGCTGTGAAAAGGGATGCAGCACTTGGCAGAGATCACCAACAACCGGATATAGAGAAAGATGGGGTGCTATGTGTAGATACTGTTGTAATGAGAATTTGTGTAACAACCCCGTTAAATGCAGTAATCTAAATTGCGATTTAACTTCCACATTAACAGAAAATGATATGTCGAATTTGAGTCATAGGAATATTGGAAATCATGTGTATTTTGTCTTGGTTTTATACTTAATTTATTCACTGATTTGa